From a region of the Oncorhynchus keta strain PuntledgeMale-10-30-2019 chromosome 13, Oket_V2, whole genome shotgun sequence genome:
- the atp5f1c gene encoding ATP synthase subunit gamma, mitochondrial isoform X2 yields the protein MFARTSALVFLPQCGQVRNMATLKDITIRLKSIKNIQKITKSMKMVAAAKYARAERQLKPARVYGNGAVALYEKAEIKAPEGVANKHLLIGVSSDRGLCGAVHSNVAKAIKAKIATLTGEGKEVMVVNVGDKLRNILQRTHGNYLLLSCKEVGRKPPTFTDASIVATELLNMGYEFDQGAVIYNRFRSVISYKTDEKPIFSIDTVANSENMGIYDDIDADVLRNYQEFALVNIIYFGLKESTTSEQSARMTAMDSASKNASEMIDKLTLTFNRTRQAVITKELIEIISGAAAL from the exons ATGTTTGCTAGGACTAGCGCGTTGGTTTTCCTCCCACAATG TGGGCAGGTCAGGAACATGGCTACCTTGAAGGACA TCACCATCCGTTTGAAGTCCATCAAGAACATCCAAAAGATCACCAAGTCCATGAAGATGGTGGCCGCTGCTAAGTATGCCCGCGCTGAGAGGCAGCTGAAGCCCGCCCGCGTCTATGGAAACGGCGCCGTGG CCCTGTACGAGAAGGCTGAGATCAAGGCCCCAGAGGGAGTGGCCAACAAGCACCTCCTGATCGGTGTGTCGTCTGACCGTGGTCTCTGTGGCGCCGTCCATTCCAACGTGGCCAAGGCCATCAAGGCTAAGATTGCTACCCTCACCGGCGAGGGCAAGGAGGTGATGGTAGTTAATGTGGGGGACAAGCTGAGGAACATCCTGCAGAG GACACATGGCAATTACCTGCTGCTCAGCTGCAAGGAGGTGGGCCGCAAGCCCCCCACCTTTACCGACGCTTCCATCGTCGCCACAGAGCTGCTCAACATGGGCTACGAGTTTGACCAGGGTGCTGTCATCTACAACAGATTCAG GTCTGTGATCTCCTACAAGACTGACGAGAAGCCCATCTTCTCCATTGATACTGTTGCTAATTCAG AGAACATGGGCATCTATGATGACATTGATGCTGACGTGCTGAGGAACTACCAGGAGTTTGCCCTGGTCAACATCATCTACTTTGGCCTGAAGGAGTCCACAACCAGCGAGCAGAGTGCCAGGATGACCGCTATGGACAGCGCCAGCAAGAACGCCT CTGAGATGATTGACAAGCTGACCCTCACCTTCAACCGTACTAGGCAGGCTGTCATCACCAAGGAGCTCATTGAGATCATCTCTGGAGCTGCTGCCCT ATAA
- the atp5f1c gene encoding ATP synthase subunit gamma, mitochondrial isoform X1 produces the protein MFARTSALVFLPQCGQVRNMATLKDITIRLKSIKNIQKITKSMKMVAAAKYARAERQLKPARVYGNGAVALYEKAEIKAPEGVANKHLLIGVSSDRGLCGAVHSNVAKAIKAKIATLTGEGKEVMVVNVGDKLRNILQRTHGNYLLLSCKEVGRKPPTFTDASIVATELLNMGYEFDQGAVIYNRFRSVISYKTDEKPIFSIDTVANSENMGIYDDIDADVLRNYQEFALVNIIYFGLKESTTSEQSARMTAMDSASKNASEMIDKLTLTFNRTRQAVITKELIEIISGAAALT, from the exons ATGTTTGCTAGGACTAGCGCGTTGGTTTTCCTCCCACAATG TGGGCAGGTCAGGAACATGGCTACCTTGAAGGACA TCACCATCCGTTTGAAGTCCATCAAGAACATCCAAAAGATCACCAAGTCCATGAAGATGGTGGCCGCTGCTAAGTATGCCCGCGCTGAGAGGCAGCTGAAGCCCGCCCGCGTCTATGGAAACGGCGCCGTGG CCCTGTACGAGAAGGCTGAGATCAAGGCCCCAGAGGGAGTGGCCAACAAGCACCTCCTGATCGGTGTGTCGTCTGACCGTGGTCTCTGTGGCGCCGTCCATTCCAACGTGGCCAAGGCCATCAAGGCTAAGATTGCTACCCTCACCGGCGAGGGCAAGGAGGTGATGGTAGTTAATGTGGGGGACAAGCTGAGGAACATCCTGCAGAG GACACATGGCAATTACCTGCTGCTCAGCTGCAAGGAGGTGGGCCGCAAGCCCCCCACCTTTACCGACGCTTCCATCGTCGCCACAGAGCTGCTCAACATGGGCTACGAGTTTGACCAGGGTGCTGTCATCTACAACAGATTCAG GTCTGTGATCTCCTACAAGACTGACGAGAAGCCCATCTTCTCCATTGATACTGTTGCTAATTCAG AGAACATGGGCATCTATGATGACATTGATGCTGACGTGCTGAGGAACTACCAGGAGTTTGCCCTGGTCAACATCATCTACTTTGGCCTGAAGGAGTCCACAACCAGCGAGCAGAGTGCCAGGATGACCGCTATGGACAGCGCCAGCAAGAACGCCT CTGAGATGATTGACAAGCTGACCCTCACCTTCAACCGTACTAGGCAGGCTGTCATCACCAAGGAGCTCATTGAGATCATCTCTGGAGCTGCTGCCCT GACATAA
- the atp5f1c gene encoding ATP synthase subunit gamma, mitochondrial isoform X3, translating into MFARTSALVFLPQCGQVRNMATLKDITIRLKSIKNIQKITKSMKMVAAAKYARAERQLKPARVYGNGAVALYEKAEIKAPEGVANKHLLIGVSSDRGLCGAVHSNVAKAIKAKIATLTGEGKEVMVVNVGDKLRNILQRTHGNYLLLSCKEVGRKPPTFTDASIVATELLNMGYEFDQGAVIYNRFRSVISYKTDEKPIFSIDTVANSENMGIYDDIDADVLRNYQEFALVNIIYFGLKESTTSEQSARMTAMDSASKNASEMIDKLTLTFNRTRQAVITKELIEIISGAAAL; encoded by the exons ATGTTTGCTAGGACTAGCGCGTTGGTTTTCCTCCCACAATG TGGGCAGGTCAGGAACATGGCTACCTTGAAGGACA TCACCATCCGTTTGAAGTCCATCAAGAACATCCAAAAGATCACCAAGTCCATGAAGATGGTGGCCGCTGCTAAGTATGCCCGCGCTGAGAGGCAGCTGAAGCCCGCCCGCGTCTATGGAAACGGCGCCGTGG CCCTGTACGAGAAGGCTGAGATCAAGGCCCCAGAGGGAGTGGCCAACAAGCACCTCCTGATCGGTGTGTCGTCTGACCGTGGTCTCTGTGGCGCCGTCCATTCCAACGTGGCCAAGGCCATCAAGGCTAAGATTGCTACCCTCACCGGCGAGGGCAAGGAGGTGATGGTAGTTAATGTGGGGGACAAGCTGAGGAACATCCTGCAGAG GACACATGGCAATTACCTGCTGCTCAGCTGCAAGGAGGTGGGCCGCAAGCCCCCCACCTTTACCGACGCTTCCATCGTCGCCACAGAGCTGCTCAACATGGGCTACGAGTTTGACCAGGGTGCTGTCATCTACAACAGATTCAG GTCTGTGATCTCCTACAAGACTGACGAGAAGCCCATCTTCTCCATTGATACTGTTGCTAATTCAG AGAACATGGGCATCTATGATGACATTGATGCTGACGTGCTGAGGAACTACCAGGAGTTTGCCCTGGTCAACATCATCTACTTTGGCCTGAAGGAGTCCACAACCAGCGAGCAGAGTGCCAGGATGACCGCTATGGACAGCGCCAGCAAGAACGCCT CTGAGATGATTGACAAGCTGACCCTCACCTTCAACCGTACTAGGCAGGCTGTCATCACCAAGGAGCTCATTGAGATCATCTCTGGAGCTGCTGCCCTGTGA